One part of the Methylobacterium terrae genome encodes these proteins:
- a CDS encoding MFS transporter encodes MASTQDASDPRAAIRQGAMTPFQVAAVAVCVLICALDGFDVLVVAFTAASIAKDFALKPTDLGLLFSAGLAGMGLGALLIAPLSDRFGRRTTLLLCLAILCLGMLAAAAVSTLAELALVRLFTGLGIGGGLATVNIVVAEYATDRWRNLSISLMSLGYPLGATLGGAFSVYLIGSFGWRSVYVFGGLVALALVPAVLAFLPESLDYLIARRPAGALTKVNRVLARLGRPALAALPAPSRAEAEAGASLAAIARPPYRTRTLAACAAYFCVMTTCYFFLSWTPKVLTELGLSVSGGISGAMLMNLGGAAGCLLFGFVARRAGTRLLAAAFMAGLFLAATIFGYVPATPTALLTATLAIGFCLYGSINAMYAVVPPIFPAPVRTTGTGLAMSVGRLGAVTGPALAGMLMAAGWERPDYCMALALPMLAAALCLRWVAAREPEAPARTVPGAVSPVRG; translated from the coding sequence ATGGCCAGCACACAGGACGCATCCGACCCCCGCGCCGCCATCCGCCAGGGCGCCATGACCCCGTTCCAGGTCGCCGCCGTGGCGGTCTGCGTGCTGATCTGCGCGCTGGACGGGTTCGACGTGCTGGTCGTCGCGTTCACGGCGGCCTCGATCGCCAAGGACTTCGCCCTCAAACCCACCGATCTCGGCCTGCTGTTCAGCGCCGGACTCGCCGGGATGGGGCTCGGCGCCCTGCTGATCGCACCCTTGAGCGACCGGTTCGGCCGGCGCACCACCCTGCTCCTGTGCCTCGCCATCCTGTGCCTCGGCATGCTGGCGGCCGCCGCGGTGAGCACCCTGGCCGAGCTCGCCCTGGTGCGGCTGTTCACCGGGCTCGGCATCGGCGGGGGGCTCGCCACCGTCAACATCGTGGTGGCCGAGTACGCCACCGACCGCTGGCGCAACCTGTCGATCTCGCTGATGTCGCTCGGCTATCCCCTCGGCGCGACCCTCGGCGGCGCGTTCTCGGTCTATCTCATCGGATCTTTCGGCTGGCGCTCGGTCTACGTCTTCGGCGGGCTCGTGGCGCTGGCGCTGGTGCCGGCGGTGCTGGCCTTCCTGCCCGAATCCCTCGACTACCTCATCGCCCGCCGGCCGGCCGGGGCGCTGACGAAGGTCAACCGGGTGCTCGCCCGGCTCGGCCGACCGGCGCTGGCCGCCCTGCCGGCCCCGTCCCGCGCCGAGGCCGAGGCCGGCGCCAGCCTCGCGGCCATCGCGCGCCCGCCCTACCGCACCCGCACGCTCGCGGCCTGCGCGGCGTATTTCTGCGTCATGACGACCTGCTACTTCTTCCTGAGCTGGACCCCGAAGGTGCTGACGGAACTCGGCCTCAGCGTCAGCGGCGGCATCTCGGGGGCGATGCTGATGAATCTCGGCGGCGCCGCCGGCTGTCTCTTGTTCGGCTTCGTCGCCCGGCGGGCCGGGACGCGCCTTCTCGCCGCCGCCTTCATGGCCGGGCTGTTCCTCGCCGCCACGATCTTCGGCTACGTCCCGGCGACGCCCACGGCCCTGCTCACCGCCACCCTCGCCATCGGCTTCTGCCTCTACGGCTCGATCAACGCGATGTACGCGGTGGTGCCGCCGATCTTCCCCGCGCCGGTGCGCACCACCGGCACCGGGCTCGCCATGAGCGTCGGCCGCCTCGGCGCCGTCACCGGGCCGGCGCTCGCCGGGATGCTGATGGCGGCGGGCTGGGAGCGGCCGGATTACTGCATGGCGCTGGCCCTGCCGATGCTCGCCGCCGCCCTGTGCCTGCGCTGGGTCGCGGCGCGCGAGCCGGAGGCGCCCGCCCGGACGGTGCCGGGCGCGGTGTCGCCCGTGCGGGGCTGA
- a CDS encoding PDR/VanB family oxidoreductase translates to MAATHWIPARLRATRALTPDIRLLEIEPSGPVAPVPPGSHLGVAVMIGERPDTRSYSLLDSGADGLYRIAVKRLPDSRGGSAYMHGLEPGARLSISGPRNHFGLTPGRPGYLLVAGGIGITPLHAMALALHGAGSPFRLLYAARTRQDLALADGLRARIGDRLETVTDEAGGRIDLAAAIAGLPPGGEAYVCGPYGMMEAARRAWAESGRPAQGLRFETFGTGGRHAAEAFTVRIPRLAREIVVPRNQTMLEALEAAGVGMIHDCRRGECGLCTVKILDADGTVDHRDVFFSDAQKAANAHLCTCVSRVVGGGITIDTADRAG, encoded by the coding sequence ATGGCGGCGACCCACTGGATCCCCGCGCGGCTTCGCGCGACGCGGGCGCTGACGCCCGACATCCGCCTCCTGGAGATCGAGCCGTCGGGTCCGGTCGCCCCGGTCCCGCCCGGCAGCCATCTCGGGGTGGCGGTGATGATCGGCGAGCGGCCGGACACCCGCTCCTACTCGCTGCTCGATTCGGGCGCCGACGGGCTCTACCGCATCGCCGTGAAGCGGCTCCCCGACAGCCGGGGCGGCTCGGCCTACATGCACGGGCTCGAGCCCGGCGCCCGCCTCAGCATCTCGGGTCCCCGCAACCATTTCGGCCTCACTCCCGGCCGGCCCGGCTACCTGCTCGTCGCCGGCGGCATCGGCATCACGCCGCTCCACGCCATGGCGCTGGCCCTGCACGGGGCAGGCAGCCCGTTCCGCCTGCTCTACGCCGCGCGGACCCGGCAGGACCTGGCGCTCGCCGACGGCTTGCGGGCGCGGATCGGCGACCGGCTCGAGACCGTCACCGACGAGGCGGGCGGGCGGATCGACCTCGCGGCGGCGATCGCGGGATTGCCCCCCGGCGGCGAGGCCTACGTCTGCGGGCCCTACGGGATGATGGAGGCGGCGCGCCGGGCCTGGGCGGAATCGGGCCGCCCGGCGCAGGGCTTGCGCTTCGAGACCTTCGGCACCGGCGGCCGCCACGCCGCCGAGGCGTTCACGGTCCGCATCCCGCGGCTCGCCCGGGAGATCGTCGTTCCGCGCAACCAGACCATGCTGGAGGCGCTGGAGGCGGCGGGCGTCGGCATGATCCACGATTGCCGGCGCGGCGAGTGCGGCCTGTGCACGGTGAAGATCCTGGACGCCGACGGCACGGTCGATCACCGCGACGTGTTCTTCAGCGACGCCCAGAAGGCGGCGAACGCGCATCTCTGCACCTGCGTGTCGCGGGTGGTGGGCGGCGGGATCACGATCGATACGGCGGACCGGGCGGGGTGA
- a CDS encoding aromatic ring-hydroxylating dioxygenase subunit alpha produces the protein MTDPKGYPLNAWYAAAWGHEIGRALTPRRICDKDVVLYRRTDGAVAALEDACWHRLLPLSLGHLKGDQVMCGYHGLVFDATGRCTFMPAQETINPSACVRAFPAVERYRLVWLWMGDPALADPDLVPDFHWNSDAPWVGEGGTFYGLKCNYRLVIDNLMDLTHETYVHAGSIGDEAITRSPFEVTHTDRCVTVERWMEGIEPPPFWARNLGRPGHVDRWQIIRFEAPTVVAGDVGVALAGTGARQGDRSQGVNGFFLAAITPETATSCHYFWNFVRSWRTDDEELTKALNRAHVNDGKGVYDQDHDVLEAQQRAIDRQPRQPFYNLNIDAGALWAHRLIDGMMAKEGRDPGKGVPPVGLAAE, from the coding sequence ATGACGGATCCCAAGGGCTATCCGCTGAACGCCTGGTACGCCGCTGCCTGGGGCCACGAGATCGGCCGCGCGCTGACGCCGCGCCGGATCTGCGACAAGGACGTGGTGCTCTACCGCCGCACCGACGGCGCCGTCGCCGCCCTGGAGGATGCCTGCTGGCACCGGCTGCTGCCGCTCTCGCTCGGCCACCTCAAGGGCGACCAGGTGATGTGCGGCTATCACGGCCTCGTCTTCGACGCGACCGGCCGCTGCACCTTCATGCCGGCGCAGGAGACCATCAACCCCTCGGCCTGCGTGCGCGCCTTCCCGGCGGTCGAGCGCTACCGCCTGGTCTGGCTCTGGATGGGCGATCCGGCGCTCGCCGATCCCGACCTCGTGCCGGACTTCCACTGGAACAGCGACGCGCCGTGGGTCGGCGAGGGCGGCACCTTCTACGGCCTGAAGTGCAATTACCGGCTGGTCATCGACAACCTGATGGACCTGACCCACGAGACCTATGTGCACGCCGGCAGCATCGGCGACGAGGCGATCACCCGCAGCCCGTTCGAGGTGACCCACACCGACCGGTGCGTCACGGTCGAGCGCTGGATGGAGGGCATCGAGCCGCCGCCGTTCTGGGCGCGAAACCTGGGGCGGCCGGGCCATGTCGACCGCTGGCAGATCATCCGCTTCGAGGCGCCGACGGTGGTGGCGGGCGATGTCGGGGTGGCGCTCGCCGGCACCGGGGCGCGCCAGGGCGACCGCAGCCAAGGCGTCAACGGCTTCTTCCTGGCGGCGATCACCCCGGAGACCGCGACGAGCTGCCACTATTTCTGGAACTTCGTGCGCAGCTGGCGCACCGACGACGAGGAACTGACGAAGGCCCTCAACCGGGCCCACGTCAACGACGGCAAGGGCGTCTACGACCAGGACCACGACGTGCTGGAGGCCCAGCAGCGGGCGATCGACCGCCAGCCGCGCCAGCCCTTCTACAACCTCAACATCGATGCCGGCGCGCTCTGGGCCCACCGCCTGATCGACGGGATGATGGCGAAGGAGGGCCGGGATCCGGGCAAGGGCGTCCCGCCCGTCGGCCTCGCGGCGGAGTGA
- a CDS encoding helix-turn-helix domain-containing protein produces the protein MPAQRERPIPVFRLYGETAEATVPSFVHAERIGTSAALHDWEIAPHRHGALTQGLVVTRGHGALSLDARREDFTAPWLVWVPSGVVHAFSFRPGTDGVVLSLADDFLAAVLDPDPEAARLRAAAEATFSGRPGSPEEIDLDLAALVEALMREAAGALPGAASAVAALTRLLVVGVLRTRAARSITEPAALARADLHRRFRRLVEAQLREGWPVARFAAALGVSPDRLHAACTEAVRRSPQGILHDRLMLEAKRSLLYTTLPVSKIAFDLGFNDPAYFSRFFTARAGSSPAAFRRGDRGEG, from the coding sequence ATGCCAGCGCAGCGGGAACGGCCGATCCCGGTCTTTCGCCTCTACGGCGAGACCGCCGAGGCGACGGTGCCGAGCTTCGTCCATGCCGAGCGGATCGGCACCAGCGCGGCCCTGCACGATTGGGAGATCGCGCCCCACCGCCACGGCGCGCTGACGCAGGGGCTCGTCGTCACGCGCGGCCACGGCGCCCTGTCGCTCGACGCGCGCCGCGAGGACTTCACCGCGCCCTGGCTGGTCTGGGTGCCGTCGGGCGTGGTGCACGCCTTCTCGTTCCGGCCCGGCACCGACGGCGTGGTGCTGTCGCTCGCCGACGACTTCCTCGCCGCCGTGCTCGATCCCGATCCGGAAGCGGCGCGCCTGCGGGCCGCCGCCGAGGCGACGTTCTCCGGCCGGCCGGGCTCGCCGGAGGAGATCGACCTCGACCTCGCGGCCCTCGTCGAGGCGCTGATGCGGGAGGCCGCCGGCGCCCTGCCGGGGGCGGCGAGCGCGGTCGCGGCGCTGACCCGGCTCCTCGTCGTCGGCGTGCTGCGCACCCGCGCCGCCCGCTCGATCACCGAGCCGGCGGCGCTCGCGCGCGCCGACCTGCATCGCCGCTTCCGCCGCCTCGTCGAGGCCCAGCTGCGCGAGGGCTGGCCGGTCGCCCGCTTCGCCGCGGCGCTGGGCGTCAGCCCCGACCGGCTGCACGCCGCCTGCACCGAGGCGGTGCGGCGCTCGCCGCAAGGGATCCTGCACGACCGCCTGATGCTCGAGGCCAAGCGCAGCCTCCTCTACACTACGCTCCCGGTCTCGAAGATCGCCTTCGACCTCGGCTTCAACGATCCGGCGTATTTCTCGCGCTTCTTTACGGCGCGCGCGGGGTCGAGCCCGGCGGCGTTCCGGCGTGGCGATCGGGGGGAGGGATGA
- a CDS encoding PBP1A family penicillin-binding protein: MSEQPPASRPDGRSRDWLDLGGGGRPGVAPRATEPGSAAAGARGTGPGARFAGLSRAAAGFGARLGPAARTGFVRARATAGLLAGHPATQAAAAATAAAWRPVAALARRVPWLRVAGAAAAVAVGLVLATLVYALATLPVNGGLTIEPTASALVVRAADGQAFATRGVIKGAKLSPKEVPPVLAKAIVAIEDRRFYDHHGIDLRGLVRAAFRNAAAGGTREGGSTLTQQLVRMNYLSQDRTLKRKVQEAVLALWLESQLPKDEILTRYLNAAYFGAGVYGADAAAQRYFGKPAKDLSLSEAAMLAGLVRAPSQLAPHRNLDGARGRAAQVLDAMVETGAVTKAEADAAKRAPATVRVPTETPVGTNYFVDNVADSVRGLIGAGPADATVRTTLDLTLQNIAESVVARRLDQDGERRKVSQGALVAMAPDGAILAMVGGRDYADSQFNRVTQARRQPGSLFKLFVYLTALREGYRPDSTMMDRPTQVGEWEPENYGGRYRGAVTLRTAFAHSINTVAVQLAEAVGIPAVIETARGLGITSDLPNLPSLALGSAETTLLEITRAYAAVAAGAETVEPYGVRQILAREQPLYTRPQAPPTAARDQAARTAMLDLLSAVVREGSGRNARVSVPAGGKTGTTQDSRDAWFVGFAGDLVVGVWLGNDDNTPMAGVTGGDMPALIWHDFVSQALAARAKAAKAGAGKSEAGKSEAARPAPAPRPETASVTEPEADPRPRDLASRDPSARAVLRGSPAVVDTGTLDFDGRAVRLVGVDGLSGRNARELGRYLRRRDVACAPAEGGAYRCSLDGQDLSELILFNGGGRASADATPDLLAAEEQARSNRIGIWRR, translated from the coding sequence TTGAGCGAGCAGCCTCCCGCATCCAGACCCGACGGACGTTCCCGCGACTGGCTCGACCTCGGGGGAGGGGGCCGGCCGGGCGTCGCGCCCCGGGCGACCGAGCCCGGGAGCGCGGCGGCGGGGGCGAGGGGGACAGGGCCCGGAGCGCGGTTCGCGGGCCTGTCCCGCGCCGCCGCCGGGTTCGGCGCCCGCTTAGGGCCGGCCGCGCGTACCGGATTTGTCCGCGCCCGGGCGACGGCGGGCCTCCTCGCCGGCCACCCCGCCACCCAGGCTGCCGCCGCCGCGACGGCGGCGGCCTGGCGGCCGGTGGCGGCGCTCGCCCGGCGGGTGCCGTGGCTGCGGGTGGCGGGCGCGGCGGCGGCCGTCGCGGTCGGCCTCGTCCTGGCCACCCTCGTGTACGCGCTCGCGACCCTGCCGGTGAATGGCGGGCTCACCATCGAGCCCACGGCCTCGGCCCTGGTGGTGCGGGCCGCCGACGGGCAGGCCTTCGCCACCCGCGGCGTCATCAAGGGGGCGAAGCTGTCCCCGAAGGAGGTGCCGCCGGTCCTCGCCAAGGCGATCGTGGCGATCGAGGACCGCCGCTTCTACGACCATCACGGCATCGACCTGCGCGGGCTCGTCCGCGCCGCCTTCCGCAACGCCGCCGCCGGCGGCACCCGCGAGGGCGGCTCGACCCTGACCCAGCAGCTCGTGCGCATGAACTACCTGTCCCAGGACCGCACCCTGAAGCGGAAGGTGCAGGAGGCGGTGCTGGCGCTCTGGCTCGAATCGCAGCTGCCGAAGGACGAGATCCTCACCCGTTACCTCAACGCCGCCTATTTCGGCGCCGGCGTCTACGGCGCCGACGCGGCGGCGCAGCGCTACTTCGGCAAGCCGGCCAAGGACCTGTCCCTGAGCGAAGCCGCCATGCTGGCGGGCCTGGTGCGCGCGCCCTCGCAGCTCGCCCCCCACCGCAACCTCGACGGCGCGCGCGGCCGCGCCGCCCAGGTGCTCGACGCGATGGTGGAGACCGGCGCGGTCACGAAGGCGGAGGCCGATGCGGCCAAGCGCGCCCCCGCCACCGTCCGGGTGCCGACGGAGACGCCGGTCGGCACCAACTACTTCGTCGACAACGTCGCCGATTCGGTGCGCGGCCTGATCGGCGCCGGGCCGGCCGACGCGACCGTCCGCACCACCCTCGACCTGACGCTCCAGAACATCGCCGAGAGCGTGGTCGCCCGCCGCCTCGACCAGGACGGCGAGCGCCGCAAGGTCTCGCAGGGGGCGCTCGTGGCGATGGCGCCGGACGGGGCGATCCTGGCGATGGTCGGCGGGCGCGACTACGCCGACAGCCAGTTCAACCGCGTCACCCAGGCCAGGCGCCAGCCGGGCTCGCTGTTCAAGCTGTTCGTCTACCTCACGGCGCTCCGCGAGGGCTACCGGCCCGATTCGACGATGATGGACCGGCCGACCCAGGTCGGCGAGTGGGAGCCGGAGAATTACGGCGGGCGCTACCGCGGCGCCGTGACCTTGCGCACCGCCTTCGCCCACTCGATCAACACCGTGGCGGTGCAGCTCGCCGAGGCGGTGGGCATCCCGGCGGTGATCGAGACCGCGCGCGGCCTCGGCATCACCTCGGACCTGCCGAACCTGCCGAGCCTCGCGCTCGGCTCGGCCGAGACCACGCTCCTCGAGATCACCCGCGCCTACGCGGCGGTGGCGGCCGGCGCCGAGACCGTCGAACCCTACGGCGTGCGCCAGATCCTCGCCCGCGAGCAGCCGCTCTACACGAGGCCCCAGGCACCTCCCACCGCCGCCCGCGACCAGGCGGCGCGCACCGCGATGCTCGACCTGCTGAGCGCCGTGGTGCGCGAGGGCTCGGGCAGGAACGCCCGGGTCTCGGTGCCGGCCGGGGGCAAGACCGGCACCACCCAGGACAGCCGCGACGCCTGGTTCGTGGGCTTTGCCGGCGATCTCGTGGTCGGGGTCTGGCTCGGCAACGACGACAACACGCCGATGGCCGGCGTCACCGGCGGCGACATGCCGGCGCTGATCTGGCACGACTTCGTCTCCCAAGCGCTGGCCGCCCGGGCCAAGGCCGCCAAGGCCGGGGCCGGCAAGTCCGAGGCCGGCAAGTCCGAGGCCGCCCGGCCCGCGCCGGCGCCCCGGCCCGAGACGGCGAGCGTCACCGAGCCGGAGGCCGATCCGCGCCCCCGGGATCTCGCGAGCCGCGACCCGTCCGCCCGCGCGGTGCTGCGCGGCAGCCCGGCGGTGGTCGATACCGGCACCCTCGATTTCGACGGGCGCGCGGTGCGGCTGGTCGGGGTCGACGGTCTGTCCGGCCGCAACGCCCGCGAGCTCGGCCGCTACCTGCGCCGGCGCGACGTCGCCTGCGCCCCGGCGGAGGGTGGCGCCTATCGCTGCTCCCTCGACGGGCAGGACCTGTCCGAGCTGATCCTGTTCAACGGCGGCGGCCGCGCCAGCGCCGACGCCACGCCGGACCTGCTCGCCGCCGAGGAGCAGGCGCGCTCGAACCGGATCGGGATCTGGCGGCGCTGA
- a CDS encoding DUF6894 family protein — protein MVSLMPQRYFFNLVGPAQAIEDPTGVEANTPDQAEAEARAVIVEMRASGDLPALGPGWQMEIRDAAGRLVRSIPIG, from the coding sequence GTGGTCAGCCTCATGCCGCAGCGCTACTTCTTCAACCTGGTCGGTCCCGCGCAGGCGATCGAGGACCCGACGGGCGTCGAGGCCAACACTCCGGACCAGGCCGAGGCCGAGGCGCGGGCGGTCATCGTCGAGATGCGGGCGAGCGGCGACCTGCCGGCCCTGGGACCGGGCTGGCAGATGGAGATCCGCGACGCGGCCGGCCGGCTGGTGCGCTCAATCCCGATCGGCTGA
- the glyS gene encoding glycine--tRNA ligase subunit beta has translation MPDLLLELFSEEIPARMQRRAAEDLRKLVTDALVERGFLYEGAKAFATPRRLALHVAGLPPRGQDVREERKGPRVGAPEGAVQGFLKSAGLASLDQAKIVADPKKGEFYVAVIERPGRETIQVLAEIIPAIVRSFPWPKSMRWGAASREPGSLRWVRPLHSIVASFGPETETPEVVPFSIDGVEVGLTTRGHRFLAPQAIEVRRFADYLPALERAFVVLDSERRKDIILHDARDLAFARGLDLVEDEGLLEEVAGLVEWPVTLMGAFDERFLEIPPEVIRATIRANQKCFVLRGAPGPDGRERLANAFILVSNLVASDGGAAIVAGNERVVRARLSDAAFFWETDRKVRLEDRLSKLESIVFHEKLGTQGARVDRIASLARALAPVVGADAALAERAARLAKADLVTEMVGEFPELQGLMGRYYAAEQGEDPAVAAAIEEHYKPLGPGDRVPSEPVSVAVALADKLDTLVGFWAIDEKPTGSKDPYALRRAALGVIRLILAGEARLSLKAQIAAAASGHGQTSDAFADDLLAFFADRLKVYLRDQGARHDLIDAVFALPGQDDLLMVVRRVEALGRFLDTEDGKNLLAGYRRAANILRIEEKKDGRAYDSAPDRALMSLPEESALAEALDRAGAEAGRAVAAEDFEGAMRALSALRAPVDAFFDKVTVNADDPALRANRLALLNALRAATREVADFSRIGGEGR, from the coding sequence ATGCCCGACCTGCTGCTCGAACTCTTCTCCGAGGAAATCCCCGCCCGCATGCAGCGGCGCGCGGCCGAGGACCTGCGCAAGCTCGTCACCGACGCGCTGGTCGAGCGCGGCTTCCTGTACGAGGGCGCCAAGGCCTTCGCGACGCCCCGCCGCCTCGCCCTCCACGTCGCCGGCCTGCCGCCCCGCGGCCAGGACGTGCGCGAGGAGCGCAAGGGGCCCCGCGTCGGCGCCCCCGAGGGCGCGGTCCAGGGCTTTTTAAAGAGCGCCGGCCTCGCCAGCCTCGATCAGGCGAAGATCGTCGCCGACCCGAAGAAGGGCGAGTTCTACGTCGCGGTGATCGAGCGGCCCGGCCGCGAGACGATTCAAGTGCTGGCCGAGATCATCCCGGCGATCGTCAGGAGCTTCCCCTGGCCGAAATCGATGCGCTGGGGCGCCGCCTCGCGCGAGCCGGGCTCTTTGCGCTGGGTGCGGCCGCTGCACTCGATCGTCGCGAGCTTCGGTCCCGAGACCGAGACGCCCGAGGTGGTGCCGTTCTCCATCGACGGGGTCGAGGTGGGGCTGACCACCCGGGGCCACCGCTTCCTGGCGCCGCAAGCCATCGAGGTGCGCCGCTTCGCCGATTACCTGCCGGCGCTGGAGCGGGCCTTCGTGGTGCTCGATTCTGAGCGGCGCAAGGACATCATCCTGCACGATGCCCGCGACCTCGCCTTCGCGCGCGGCCTCGACCTCGTCGAGGACGAGGGCCTGCTGGAGGAGGTGGCGGGCCTCGTCGAGTGGCCCGTGACCCTGATGGGCGCCTTCGACGAGCGCTTCCTCGAGATTCCCCCCGAGGTGATCCGCGCCACGATCCGGGCGAACCAGAAGTGCTTCGTGCTGCGGGGCGCCCCGGGCCCCGACGGGCGCGAGCGCCTGGCCAACGCCTTCATCCTGGTCTCGAACCTGGTGGCCTCCGACGGCGGCGCCGCGATCGTCGCCGGCAACGAGCGCGTGGTGCGCGCGCGGCTCTCCGACGCGGCCTTCTTCTGGGAGACCGACCGCAAGGTGCGGCTGGAGGACCGGCTCTCGAAGCTCGAGAGCATCGTGTTCCACGAGAAGCTCGGCACGCAAGGAGCGCGGGTGGATCGGATCGCGAGCCTCGCCCGGGCGCTGGCGCCGGTGGTCGGCGCGGACGCGGCGTTGGCCGAGCGTGCCGCGCGCCTCGCCAAGGCCGACCTCGTCACCGAGATGGTCGGCGAGTTCCCCGAGCTGCAGGGCCTGATGGGCCGCTACTACGCCGCCGAGCAGGGCGAGGATCCGGCGGTCGCCGCCGCGATCGAGGAGCATTACAAGCCGCTCGGCCCCGGCGACCGGGTGCCGTCCGAGCCGGTCTCGGTGGCGGTGGCGCTCGCCGACAAGCTCGACACGCTGGTCGGCTTCTGGGCGATCGACGAGAAGCCGACCGGGAGCAAGGACCCGTACGCCCTGCGCCGCGCGGCGCTCGGCGTGATCCGCCTGATCCTCGCCGGCGAGGCGCGACTGTCGCTCAAAGCCCAGATCGCCGCCGCCGCGTCCGGCCACGGCCAGACCTCGGACGCCTTCGCGGACGACCTCCTGGCGTTCTTCGCCGACCGGCTGAAGGTCTACCTGCGCGACCAGGGCGCCCGCCACGACCTCATCGACGCCGTCTTCGCGCTGCCGGGTCAGGACGACCTCCTGATGGTGGTGCGCCGCGTCGAGGCGCTCGGCCGCTTCCTCGACACGGAGGACGGCAAGAACCTGCTCGCCGGCTACCGCCGCGCCGCCAACATCCTGCGCATCGAGGAGAAGAAGGACGGCCGCGCCTACGATTCCGCGCCGGACCGCGCCCTGATGAGCCTGCCCGAGGAATCGGCGCTCGCCGAGGCGCTCGACCGGGCCGGCGCCGAGGCGGGCCGCGCCGTGGCGGCGGAGGATTTCGAGGGCGCGATGCGGGCGCTTTCGGCCCTGCGGGCGCCGGTCGACGCGTTCTTCGACAAGGTGACGGTGAATGCCGACGATCCGGCCCTGCGCGCCAACCGCCTGGCGCTCCTCAATGCGCTCAGGGCCGCGACCCGTGAAGTCGCGGACTTCTCCCGCATCGGCGGCGAGGGTCGCTGA
- a CDS encoding glycine--tRNA ligase subunit alpha, translating into MTAIDADLQPTRSFQGLILTLQRFWAAQGCVILQPYDMEVGAGTFHPATTLRALGPKPWKAAYVQPSRRPKDGRYGENPNRLQHYYQFQVILKPNPPNLQELYLDSLKAIGVDLRLHDIRFVEDDWESPTLGAWGLGWECWCDGMEVSQFTYFQQVAGFECAPVAGELTYGLERLAMYVQGVENVYDLNFNGREGDERVTYGDVFLQAEQEYSRHNFEAADTEMLFRQFRDAETACRAYLEAGEPGPGGNDARHRMAQPAYDQCIKASHVFNLLDARGVISVTERQSYILRVRELAKACGEAWRRTDAGGLAGEAPAGEASAA; encoded by the coding sequence ATGACCGCCATCGACGCCGACCTCCAGCCGACCCGCTCGTTCCAGGGGCTGATCCTGACGCTCCAGCGGTTCTGGGCCGCGCAAGGCTGCGTGATCCTCCAGCCCTACGACATGGAGGTCGGGGCGGGCACGTTCCATCCGGCCACCACCCTGCGGGCGCTCGGCCCCAAGCCCTGGAAGGCGGCCTACGTCCAGCCCTCGCGCCGGCCGAAGGACGGGCGCTACGGCGAGAACCCGAACCGGCTCCAGCACTACTACCAGTTCCAGGTGATCCTGAAGCCGAACCCGCCGAACCTCCAGGAACTCTACCTCGATTCGCTCAAGGCGATCGGCGTCGATCTCAGGCTGCACGACATCCGCTTCGTCGAGGACGACTGGGAGAGCCCGACGCTCGGCGCCTGGGGGCTGGGCTGGGAATGCTGGTGCGACGGGATGGAGGTGAGCCAGTTCACCTACTTCCAGCAGGTCGCCGGGTTCGAATGCGCACCCGTGGCCGGCGAATTGACCTACGGCCTCGAGCGCCTGGCGATGTACGTCCAGGGCGTCGAGAACGTCTACGACCTCAACTTCAACGGCCGCGAGGGCGACGAGAGGGTCACGTACGGCGACGTCTTCCTGCAGGCCGAGCAGGAATACTCGCGCCACAACTTCGAGGCTGCCGACACCGAGATGCTGTTCCGGCAGTTCCGCGACGCGGAAACCGCCTGCCGGGCCTACCTCGAGGCCGGCGAGCCGGGGCCGGGGGGGAACGACGCGCGCCACCGCATGGCCCAGCCGGCCTACGACCAGTGCATCAAGGCGAGCCACGTCTTCAACCTGCTCGACGCGCGCGGGGTGATCTCGGTCACCGAGCGGCAGAGCTACATCCTGCGGGTGCGCGAGCTGGCGAAAGCCTGCGGCGAGGCCTGGCGCCGCACCGATGCGGGCGGCCTCGCGGGCGAGGCGCCCGCAGGCGAGGCATCGGCCGCCTGA